A single genomic interval of Bacillus oleivorans harbors:
- a CDS encoding M24 family metallopeptidase, whose protein sequence is MRLSISREEILERQQKLYQRLAAEKVDCAVLFSVTDIFYLTNFHFRPSERPIALVLDSTQKTHLLVPHLEYDHAKEYANVDHVHYYPEYPGLRHPMEYLKDILIENKFENKVVGLDAAGYSSSKGYRGPKVADLITAKLETIAGWVEEMRFVKSEAEIELIKESCRWGNLAHRLLQKYSKPGLSEIEITSKASTEATMAMIETLGPDYKPHGRTAYAIFRGQVGKMSAFPHAVTQNLILKRGDTLVTGAAADVWGYHSELERTMFVQEVSKEQEKYFNHMYEAQEVAFNAIIPGVPCSDVEKQVQAYFKESGITHLVSHHTGHNIGLLGHEAPFLDLGDETIIQPGMVFTVEPGIYVRGLGGFRHSDTVLVTDTGIEMLTFYPRDLESMICH, encoded by the coding sequence ATGCGATTATCGATTTCAAGAGAAGAAATTTTAGAACGTCAACAGAAGCTGTATCAAAGGTTGGCGGCTGAGAAGGTTGATTGCGCAGTTTTATTCAGTGTGACCGACATTTTTTATCTAACGAATTTTCACTTCCGTCCGTCAGAGAGACCTATTGCTCTTGTCTTAGATTCAACGCAAAAAACACATCTATTAGTCCCGCACCTAGAGTATGATCATGCTAAAGAATATGCCAATGTCGATCATGTTCATTACTACCCTGAATATCCCGGGCTCCGCCATCCAATGGAATACTTGAAAGATATTTTAATAGAAAACAAGTTTGAAAATAAGGTAGTGGGGCTAGACGCAGCAGGGTATAGTTCGTCTAAAGGATATCGCGGACCGAAAGTAGCCGATTTAATTACGGCGAAATTGGAAACCATTGCAGGCTGGGTTGAAGAAATGCGTTTTGTAAAATCCGAAGCGGAAATAGAATTGATTAAGGAATCTTGCAGATGGGGGAACTTAGCTCACCGGTTACTACAAAAATACTCGAAGCCAGGTCTTAGCGAAATTGAAATTACAAGTAAAGCAAGTACAGAAGCGACCATGGCCATGATTGAAACACTAGGGCCGGATTATAAGCCACATGGCAGAACGGCTTACGCGATTTTCCGCGGGCAAGTTGGAAAAATGTCTGCTTTCCCTCATGCGGTAACACAAAACTTAATTTTGAAAAGAGGAGATACACTCGTTACTGGGGCAGCAGCCGATGTGTGGGGCTATCATAGCGAATTGGAAAGAACCATGTTTGTCCAAGAAGTGAGCAAGGAACAAGAAAAGTATTTCAACCACATGTATGAGGCCCAAGAAGTTGCATTTAACGCGATAATACCGGGAGTCCCCTGTTCAGACGTTGAGAAACAAGTTCAAGCCTATTTTAAAGAAAGTGGTATTACCCATCTTGTCTCCCATCATACAGGACACAATATTGGTTTATTAGGACATGAAGCGCCGTTTTTAGATCTTGGCGATGAAACCATCATTCAGCCTGGCATGGTATTTACAGTTGAACCAGGAATTTATGTCCGCGGATTAGGCGGTTTCCGTCATTCCGACACAGTTTTAGTTACTGATACTGGAATCGAAATGCTTACATTCTATCCTAGAGATTTAGAATCTATGATTTGCCATTAA
- a CDS encoding ABC transporter ATP-binding protein, whose protein sequence is MVASPLLEVKNLKKYYEVDQGWFKPKTYVKAVDDVSFTVYKGETFGLVGESGCGKSTTGRTLLRLNAPTDGSILFENKDISELPYEKMRKLRRRIQMVFQDPYASLNPKKTIRQILTEPLRVHDLHSKEERVKKAIEILEIVGLSEYHLDRYPHEFSGGQRQRIGIARAVILQPDLIVTDEPVSALDVSIQSQVINLLLKLQKEFDLTYIFISHDLSVVKHITDRVAVMYLGKIVELASTKELFQNPKHPYTKALISAVPVSHPDEKRERIILTGDVPSPANPPKGCSFHPRCSECMAICQTEAPPVVEMENGHTVTCHLFTK, encoded by the coding sequence GTGGTAGCCAGTCCGTTGTTGGAAGTTAAAAATCTGAAAAAATACTATGAGGTGGATCAAGGGTGGTTTAAACCGAAAACGTATGTGAAAGCAGTCGACGATGTTTCTTTTACGGTTTATAAGGGGGAAACATTCGGTTTGGTTGGAGAAAGCGGCTGCGGGAAATCAACGACGGGAAGAACTCTTCTTCGTTTAAATGCCCCGACGGATGGAAGTATACTTTTTGAGAATAAGGATATCAGTGAGCTTCCATATGAAAAAATGCGGAAACTGAGAAGACGAATTCAGATGGTTTTCCAGGATCCATACGCTTCTTTAAATCCGAAAAAGACCATCCGCCAAATTTTAACCGAACCATTGCGAGTCCATGATCTTCATTCAAAAGAAGAACGTGTGAAAAAGGCAATTGAAATCCTAGAGATTGTCGGGTTATCGGAATATCATCTAGACCGTTATCCTCATGAGTTTTCTGGTGGTCAAAGGCAGAGAATCGGGATTGCCCGGGCCGTTATTTTACAGCCGGACTTGATTGTAACGGATGAACCCGTTTCAGCACTGGATGTCTCCATCCAATCTCAAGTTATTAATCTATTATTAAAGCTTCAGAAGGAATTTGATTTAACGTATATTTTTATTTCTCACGATTTGAGTGTTGTAAAGCACATTACGGACCGCGTAGCCGTGATGTATTTAGGGAAAATCGTGGAGTTAGCGAGTACAAAAGAGCTATTTCAAAATCCAAAGCATCCATATACGAAGGCGCTTATTTCAGCTGTACCGGTTTCCCACCCGGATGAAAAGAGAGAACGAATTATATTAACGGGTGATGTCCCGAGTCCGGCCAATCCGCCTAAAGGCTGTTCGTTCCATCCGCGTTGTTCGGAATGTATGGCTATCTGTCAAACAGAAGCCCCTCCTGTAGTTGAAATGGAAAACGGGCACACTGTCACTTGCCATTTGTTTACTAAATAA
- a CDS encoding ABC transporter ATP-binding protein — MTNTVLKVENLKTYFKTPSGVVKAVNGIDFEVNEGETVGLVGESGCGKSVTSLSIMGLLPEPIGYIEDGRILLENKDITKLSEKEMRKLRGNDIAMIFQEPMTSLNPVFTIGQQLSEPLLQHTSLKKKEIRNKIIEMLKLVGIPRAEQIIDEYPHQLSGGMRQRVMISLAIVCQPKLLIADEPTTALDVTIQAQILELMKDITKKNQMSTVLITHDLGVVAEMCDRVIVMYAGQIVESTDVRTLFNNPKHPYSQGLLDSLPNANDRKKELRSIKGSVPRPDELPMGCTFAPRCPKVFKKCLEERPPLFQLENQFCRCWLYQDEEVVASGSQSVVGS, encoded by the coding sequence AAAACCTATTTTAAAACTCCTTCGGGTGTAGTCAAAGCGGTAAATGGTATTGATTTTGAAGTAAATGAGGGGGAAACCGTTGGACTTGTCGGTGAATCTGGCTGCGGAAAAAGTGTAACCTCTTTATCAATCATGGGACTTTTACCCGAACCGATAGGATATATTGAGGATGGTCGGATCCTATTGGAGAACAAGGATATTACCAAACTATCTGAAAAAGAAATGCGGAAGCTTCGCGGTAATGATATTGCAATGATTTTCCAAGAGCCAATGACATCTTTAAACCCTGTTTTCACAATCGGTCAACAGTTGAGTGAGCCTCTTTTACAGCACACCAGCTTAAAGAAAAAAGAAATCCGCAATAAAATCATTGAAATGTTAAAGCTGGTTGGGATTCCACGAGCAGAGCAAATCATTGATGAGTATCCGCATCAGCTTTCAGGCGGTATGAGACAGAGGGTCATGATTTCGTTAGCCATTGTTTGTCAGCCCAAGCTTTTAATAGCAGATGAGCCGACTACAGCGTTGGATGTAACGATTCAAGCCCAAATTTTAGAGCTGATGAAAGATATTACGAAGAAAAATCAAATGTCGACGGTACTCATCACGCATGACCTTGGAGTTGTCGCGGAAATGTGTGATCGCGTCATTGTCATGTACGCGGGACAAATTGTGGAAAGTACAGACGTTCGAACACTTTTTAACAATCCGAAGCATCCCTATTCTCAAGGACTGCTAGATTCCTTGCCAAATGCCAATGATCGGAAAAAAGAGCTGAGGTCGATTAAAGGAAGTGTTCCACGCCCAGATGAGCTGCCAATGGGATGCACCTTTGCTCCGCGTTGTCCAAAGGTATTTAAAAAATGTCTTGAGGAAAGACCTCCCCTATTTCAGTTAGAAAATCAATTTTGTCGATGTTGGCTTTACCAGGATGAGGAGGTAGTTGCTAGTGGTAGCCAGTCCGTTGTTGGAAGTTAA